In Gemmatimonadaceae bacterium, one genomic interval encodes:
- a CDS encoding aminotransferase class III-fold pyridoxal phosphate-dependent enzyme, whose product MALPSPSTTVVDADWRARAAAVIPGGASTGSKRPDALVGPDWDGSLTHFVRASGCRLTTTRGTELVDCTMALGAVALGYAHEGVTQAVTDVVRQGNVAGLSHVLEVEVAERLCEVIPCAEQVRFLKSGAEGVAAAIRIARACTGRPVVIGAGYFGWLDWWSSAAGVPAGAHEDFRPVPFDDVDALADAARAAGDRLAAIIIEPVIERLPSGEWLAEARRACDALGAVLVFDEMKTGFRLRTGGFQEMAGVEVDIAVFGKALANGFPLSAVVGRERVMRAARTTWISSTLAGEAAALAAARAVLDAHSRTDVCAALWERGESIQRAVGRAMSASGASNVRMRGIPPMWLVDAGDERRLSRFVALALEHGVLFKRGAYNFASVAHDDAAIEQIEAAARHAVASLAEEGARG is encoded by the coding sequence ATGGCTCTGCCGTCTCCGTCAACAACCGTCGTGGATGCCGACTGGCGCGCACGCGCTGCCGCGGTGATCCCGGGCGGGGCGTCGACGGGAAGCAAACGGCCGGACGCACTCGTCGGTCCCGACTGGGATGGCTCGCTCACACACTTCGTACGCGCATCGGGATGCCGCCTCACCACGACGCGCGGCACCGAGCTCGTGGATTGCACGATGGCCCTCGGCGCGGTTGCGTTGGGCTACGCACACGAAGGCGTGACGCAGGCCGTGACGGACGTCGTGAGGCAGGGCAACGTGGCGGGGCTCTCGCACGTGCTCGAGGTGGAGGTTGCCGAGCGACTGTGCGAAGTGATTCCATGCGCGGAGCAGGTGCGATTCCTCAAGAGCGGCGCCGAAGGCGTCGCCGCGGCGATTCGCATCGCGCGCGCGTGCACGGGCCGGCCGGTCGTGATCGGCGCCGGCTACTTCGGGTGGCTCGACTGGTGGAGCAGTGCGGCCGGCGTTCCCGCGGGCGCCCACGAAGACTTTCGCCCGGTGCCGTTCGACGACGTCGATGCGCTTGCCGACGCGGCGCGCGCCGCCGGCGACCGTCTGGCGGCGATCATCATCGAGCCGGTGATCGAGCGGCTCCCGTCGGGCGAGTGGCTGGCCGAAGCGCGCCGCGCGTGCGATGCGTTAGGCGCGGTGCTCGTGTTCGACGAGATGAAGACGGGGTTCCGGCTGCGCACCGGCGGCTTTCAGGAGATGGCGGGCGTGGAGGTCGACATCGCCGTGTTCGGCAAGGCGCTGGCGAACGGGTTCCCGCTCTCGGCCGTGGTTGGGCGCGAGCGCGTGATGCGCGCGGCGCGCACCACGTGGATCTCGTCGACGCTGGCGGGCGAAGCGGCCGCGCTCGCCGCGGCGCGGGCGGTGCTCGACGCACATTCGCGCACCGATGTGTGCGCCGCGCTCTGGGAACGGGGTGAGTCCATCCAGCGGGCGGTGGGGCGCGCGATGAGCGCGTCGGGCGCATCGAACGTGCGGATGCGCGGCATTCCACCCATGTGGCTGGTCGACGCCGGGGACGAGCGCCGGCTGTCGCGGTTCGTCGCGCTGGCGCTCGAGCACGGCGTGTTGTTCAAGCGGGGCGCGTACAACTTCGCATCGGTCGCACACGACGACGCCGCCATCGAGCAGATCGAGGCTGCCGCGCGACACGCCGTTGCGTCGCTGGCCGAGGAGGGAGCGCGTGGTTGA
- a CDS encoding ABC transporter permease, translating into MTRGGRRLDRPARAALVVLGALVLAAIIVPPLVPTDPRAIGNVLALRFLPPLATDPLGHWHLLGTDAFGRDLFTRMMLASRVSLLVGFAGSLLAGVAGIAVGAVAAWAGGAVDRVTMAVSDTLLAIPRLVLLLVAAALWPPGAVMVVLILTATGWMGVARLVRAEVLGVRTHAYVEAAHALGARSRRVLWRHVLPNALGPAIVAITLGVGSAILLESGLSFLGLGIQPPNPSWGNMIADGREAIVMAPWAALAPGLALIATVTCCTLLGDSLSDAGA; encoded by the coding sequence GTGACCCGTGGCGGCCGGCGCCTCGACCGCCCCGCGCGCGCGGCGCTCGTCGTGCTCGGTGCGCTCGTCCTGGCTGCCATCATCGTGCCGCCGCTTGTGCCGACGGACCCGCGCGCGATCGGCAACGTGTTGGCCCTCCGGTTCCTGCCGCCGCTCGCCACCGATCCGTTAGGCCACTGGCATCTCCTGGGCACGGATGCCTTTGGCCGCGACCTGTTCACGCGGATGATGCTGGCCTCGCGCGTCTCGCTGCTCGTCGGGTTCGCCGGCTCATTGCTGGCCGGCGTCGCCGGAATTGCCGTCGGCGCGGTGGCCGCGTGGGCCGGCGGCGCGGTGGACCGCGTGACCATGGCCGTGAGCGACACGCTGCTGGCGATCCCCCGTCTCGTGCTGCTCCTCGTCGCCGCGGCCTTGTGGCCGCCGGGCGCAGTGATGGTGGTGCTGATACTCACCGCCACCGGATGGATGGGCGTCGCGCGCCTGGTGCGCGCCGAAGTGCTGGGCGTGCGCACGCACGCGTACGTCGAAGCGGCGCACGCACTCGGCGCCCGCTCGCGCCGGGTGCTCTGGCGTCACGTGCTGCCTAACGCACTGGGGCCGGCGATCGTGGCCATCACGCTCGGCGTCGGCAGCGCGATCCTGCTCGAGAGCGGCCTCTCGTTCCTCGGACTCGGCATCCAGCCGCCGAATCCGAGCTGGGGCAACATGATCGCCGATGGTCGAGAGGCCATCGTGATGGCGCCGTGGGCTGCGCTGGCGCCGGGCCTCGCCCTCATTGCCACGGTGACGTGCTGCACGCTGTTGGGCGACTCGCTCTCCGACGCCGGCGCCTAA
- a CDS encoding heparinase II/III family protein, producing MSLLIGADALAARAAALAVPGAPLAALGESLRADAHAAARRPLAIPAEKALLSSDGGRCPEHGAPLAFDPFDAHAHRCPVDGAVWRGERHDRWWITWYQLWLAERAVHAATLAALGVDASLASFARQVLEEYSERYLAYPNRDNVLGPSRPFFSTYLESIWVLQLAIALDLLEAIGAAGSLGARVRDRLIEPSMALIASYDEGGSNRQVWNDAALLAGGTLLGESRLAQRAIASPTGVLAQLESGLLTDGTWYEGENYHLFAHRGLWYGVTMMERVGVPVPPSLGDRFAEGFATPLASALPDFTFPSRRDSQYAVSLRQWRFAESCELGVARRDDPRLLGALWMLYEGCDLPRGDSGRWRSTADSERNEAATALGRADLGWRSLLLARETLPRLAPVPARSALLAGQGLAVLRRDAGRTYLALDYGHSGGGHGHPDRLNLLLSRGADRWLDDMGTGSYVDPSLHWYRSTLAHNAPLVDGRSQAEADGTLRAYDERGGAGWVDAGVVLGEGADATRLRRSLVAMPDYAVDRLSWDCGHPVQIDLPLHLEGTARGATFEPHPLDGGPSTTDGFVFVRGAEVAHALGGAAIVIDRRSMAAAFVIPAAPAELWRATGPGAPGQDERAFYLVRSRGAAGAVTTLWNWDGAVTAARIDGDALVATLADGSTHTHRLGHDEWTIAFETRGARSSIALGGRVSAPARAEPRPPAPAAPPTRLPAAPAPPVAFTLGEQAYRASEDAWRDAGSPAAQVSLGIEHAALVVTVRVRKSPVIFRPPEAVDPRLDNEYPDINSDGVQLHIWTDAESRPMAWLAVPQIEPHDVRLHVADGARDDVPLVATWNRTADGYAMRLDVPLGALDAPDRTVAIQVVVNDMGPERERRRGQLVLSGGAGDRVYLRGDRESPSRALRFEIDG from the coding sequence GTGAGCCTCCTCATCGGCGCAGACGCGCTCGCCGCGCGTGCGGCGGCCCTGGCCGTTCCCGGTGCGCCGCTGGCAGCGTTAGGCGAATCGCTCCGCGCCGACGCGCACGCGGCCGCCCGGCGTCCGCTGGCCATTCCTGCCGAGAAAGCGCTCCTTTCCAGCGATGGCGGCCGCTGTCCGGAACACGGCGCTCCGCTTGCCTTCGATCCGTTCGACGCGCACGCGCACCGCTGCCCGGTTGATGGCGCCGTCTGGCGCGGCGAGCGCCACGACCGGTGGTGGATCACGTGGTACCAGCTCTGGCTGGCCGAACGCGCCGTACACGCGGCGACGCTGGCCGCGCTCGGCGTCGATGCGTCGCTCGCGTCGTTCGCGCGGCAGGTGCTCGAGGAATACAGCGAGCGCTACCTCGCGTATCCGAACCGCGACAACGTGCTCGGGCCATCGCGTCCGTTTTTCTCCACCTACCTCGAGTCGATCTGGGTGCTGCAGCTCGCGATCGCCCTCGATCTGCTCGAAGCGATCGGCGCGGCCGGCTCGCTTGGCGCGCGGGTCCGCGATCGCCTCATCGAGCCGAGCATGGCGCTGATCGCGTCGTACGACGAGGGCGGCTCCAATCGCCAGGTGTGGAACGATGCCGCGTTGCTGGCTGGCGGGACGCTGCTGGGCGAGTCGCGTCTGGCGCAGCGGGCGATTGCGAGTCCAACCGGCGTGCTCGCGCAGCTCGAGAGCGGGCTCCTAACCGACGGCACCTGGTACGAGGGCGAGAATTATCACCTGTTCGCGCACCGCGGACTCTGGTACGGGGTGACGATGATGGAGCGGGTCGGCGTGCCCGTGCCGCCGTCGTTAGGCGACAGATTCGCCGAGGGATTTGCCACGCCGCTGGCGTCGGCGCTGCCCGACTTCACGTTTCCGTCGCGGCGCGATTCGCAGTACGCGGTGTCGCTGCGGCAGTGGCGGTTTGCCGAGTCGTGCGAACTGGGCGTGGCCCGGCGCGACGACCCGCGGCTGCTGGGTGCGCTCTGGATGCTGTACGAGGGATGCGACCTGCCGCGCGGCGACAGCGGCCGCTGGCGCTCGACGGCCGACTCGGAGCGGAACGAGGCGGCGACAGCGTTAGGCAGAGCCGACCTCGGCTGGCGATCGTTGCTCCTGGCGCGGGAAACGCTGCCCCGGCTCGCTCCCGTGCCCGCGCGCTCGGCGTTGCTCGCCGGCCAGGGGTTGGCCGTGCTGCGGCGCGATGCCGGCCGGACGTACCTCGCGCTCGACTACGGCCATTCCGGCGGTGGCCACGGACATCCGGATCGCCTGAATCTGCTGCTCTCGCGCGGCGCGGACCGCTGGCTGGACGACATGGGCACCGGTTCGTACGTCGATCCGTCGCTCCACTGGTACCGGAGCACGCTGGCGCACAACGCGCCGCTCGTGGACGGTCGCTCGCAAGCGGAAGCGGATGGGACGCTGCGCGCGTACGACGAGCGCGGCGGCGCGGGGTGGGTGGATGCCGGCGTCGTGTTAGGCGAAGGCGCGGACGCGACGCGGCTCCGGCGCTCGCTCGTCGCCATGCCCGACTATGCGGTGGACCGGCTGTCGTGGGACTGCGGCCATCCGGTGCAGATCGATCTGCCGCTGCACCTCGAGGGCACGGCGCGCGGCGCCACGTTCGAGCCGCACCCGCTCGACGGCGGGCCGTCGACCACGGATGGATTCGTGTTCGTTCGCGGCGCCGAAGTGGCGCATGCGTTAGGCGGAGCGGCCATCGTCATCGATCGGCGCAGTATGGCGGCAGCGTTCGTCATTCCGGCCGCGCCCGCCGAGCTCTGGCGCGCGACGGGCCCCGGCGCGCCCGGACAGGATGAACGCGCGTTTTATCTGGTCCGCAGCCGCGGCGCGGCCGGCGCCGTGACGACGCTCTGGAACTGGGATGGCGCGGTAACCGCCGCACGCATCGACGGCGACGCGCTCGTTGCCACCCTCGCCGATGGGTCCACCCACACGCACCGTCTCGGGCACGACGAGTGGACCATCGCCTTTGAAACGCGCGGCGCCCGGAGCAGCATTGCGTTAGGCGGGCGCGTCTCGGCGCCGGCACGCGCCGAGCCGCGACCACCGGCGCCCGCCGCGCCGCCGACCCGGCTGCCGGCGGCGCCGGCGCCGCCCGTGGCGTTCACGCTGGGCGAGCAGGCCTACCGCGCGTCGGAGGACGCGTGGCGCGATGCCGGCTCACCCGCCGCGCAGGTCTCGTTGGGCATCGAGCATGCCGCGTTGGTCGTCACGGTGCGGGTGCGGAAATCGCCCGTGATCTTTCGCCCGCCCGAGGCCGTGGATCCGCGATTGGACAACGAGTACCCGGACATCAACAGCGACGGCGTGCAGCTGCACATCTGGACCGACGCCGAGTCGAGACCGATGGCGTGGCTCGCCGTGCCGCAGATCGAGCCGCACGACGTGCGCCTCCACGTCGCCGACGGCGCGCGCGACGACGTCCCGCTCGTCGCGACCTGGAACCGCACCGCCGACGGATACGCCATGCGCCTTGACGTTCCGTTGGGCGCGCTCGATGCGCCGGATCGCACCGTCGCGATTCAAGTCGTGGTCAACGACATGGGTCCGGAACGCGAACGACGCCGCGGCCAGCTCGTGCTGAGCGGCGGCGCCGGCGACCGCGTCTACCTTCGCGGCGACCGCGAATCGCCATCGCGCGCGTTGCGGTTCGAGATCGATGGCTGA
- a CDS encoding TrmJ/YjtD family RNA methyltransferase encodes MAESALARVRLVLDEPQDPVNIAATVRAMKNMGVTILRLVRPVEYDRSRIERVAHDTRDVAERIEHYDTLDDALGDCVFVAGFTARRRSAKWRVAAPREAAADALTHAAEHPVALLFGREDKGLSNEALDRAHVVVTIPTTEHASLNLAQAVLVALYELHLTAAIASRRVAPPRKDAPPATSAQFERLFADVERALASLDFFRTRNAELILRTVRSLSYRAAPDAREIELLRAIALETLRALDRSRTDP; translated from the coding sequence ATGGCTGAGTCGGCACTCGCGCGCGTCCGGCTCGTGCTGGACGAGCCGCAGGATCCGGTGAACATCGCGGCCACCGTGCGCGCGATGAAGAACATGGGCGTGACCATCCTGCGCCTCGTGCGCCCGGTCGAATACGATCGATCGCGCATCGAACGCGTGGCACACGACACCAGGGACGTGGCCGAGCGGATCGAACATTACGACACACTGGACGATGCGTTAGGCGACTGCGTGTTCGTGGCCGGCTTCACGGCGCGCCGGCGCAGCGCCAAGTGGCGGGTGGCCGCGCCGCGCGAAGCGGCGGCCGACGCCTTGACGCACGCCGCCGAACATCCCGTCGCGCTGCTCTTCGGTCGCGAGGACAAGGGACTGTCCAACGAGGCGCTGGATCGGGCGCATGTCGTGGTCACCATCCCGACCACGGAGCACGCGTCCCTCAATCTCGCGCAGGCCGTGTTGGTCGCGCTGTACGAGCTGCACCTGACCGCCGCGATCGCGTCGCGCCGCGTCGCGCCGCCGCGCAAGGACGCACCGCCCGCGACATCGGCGCAATTCGAGCGCCTCTTCGCCGACGTCGAGCGCGCACTCGCAAGCCTCGACTTCTTTCGCACCCGCAACGCCGAGCTCATCCTGCGCACCGTGCGGTCGCTGTCGTATCGCGCCGCGCCCGATGCGCGCGAGATCGAGCTGCTGCGCGCTATCGCGCTCGAAACGTTGCGAGCGCTCGACCGCTCCCGCACCGACCCTTGA
- a CDS encoding glycosyl hydrolase-related protein, translated as MPGTELIVYVVSHTHWDREWYQPLGRFRQRLVALIDEVLDDPPEAGDSFLLDGQAVVLEDYLAVRPDRRRELEARLRDGAIEAGPWYVLADELIPSGESLVRNLFAGRRVLAALGATAPPVLYSPDAFGHPAAMPSVARGFGCGLIILWRGYGGSAWPPGDTVRWRAPDGQESLLYHLPPDGYEAGSSLPPEDAAARERWRRLGAALGRRASLALVMLPNGADHHARQRQRPRALAALAAAAAPARVEAGSLTGFARELERRAAGAPLGVVSGELRNSYGYTWTLQGTFGTRAYQKRANAIIERALLRDAEPWAALALHLGGRDRRDLLASAWTTLLRCHPHDTLCGCSIDQVARAMDVRLEDAMAQALGVRDDALADLVGHDAAATRGRRSEWSPRVVVRNRAARPRGGLACLDVVRTMAHVRVGPGSGPESEPAPLPAEFSLRHRGEPVAMQVIDRTVRHDRIESPLDYPDDALVESATVLAWMPVVGGYGTSALTIHTEESVACAPSSVRAGDRWVENEWLRVEVDASGAVRVTSRSTGIAIEALLAVEDVGDGGDLYTHSARPPTLCADRLDDVRLTQAGPLRAELMGRLELQVPVALAADRRSRLAETHRMGIDVALTLDASERFLRLRVTGDNTCRDHRLRLVLRTGLAGAATIADAAFGPVERRAITAPPDTDETPPATAPLARYVTRDAGDRGVTIYSDGLAEYESMEDGGVAITLVRSVGELSRSDLPERPGHAGWPTPTPGAQCLGAFTAEFAIFPHGERNADTIDVIEHTADDVLLLLAGLTLRAAIGELRETTGVELEGAGLAFLACKASEDGEWTVLRCVNLTEQPVAGAWRCGFPIARAVRARLDETSPVSIETAGGRLAFVAGPREIVTVLVR; from the coding sequence ATGCCAGGGACAGAGCTGATCGTGTACGTGGTGTCGCACACGCACTGGGACCGGGAGTGGTACCAACCGCTCGGCCGGTTCCGGCAGCGTCTGGTGGCATTGATCGACGAGGTGCTCGACGACCCGCCCGAAGCGGGCGACAGCTTTCTGTTGGACGGGCAGGCCGTGGTGCTCGAAGACTACCTGGCCGTGCGTCCCGATCGGCGGCGGGAGCTCGAGGCGCGACTGCGCGACGGGGCGATCGAGGCGGGCCCGTGGTACGTGCTCGCGGATGAGCTCATACCATCGGGCGAATCGCTCGTGCGCAATCTGTTCGCGGGGCGGAGAGTGCTGGCGGCGCTGGGCGCAACCGCGCCGCCGGTGTTGTACTCACCTGACGCGTTTGGGCATCCGGCGGCGATGCCGTCGGTGGCGCGGGGGTTCGGCTGCGGCCTGATCATTCTCTGGCGCGGGTACGGCGGTTCGGCGTGGCCGCCTGGCGACACGGTTCGCTGGCGCGCGCCCGACGGGCAGGAATCATTGTTGTATCATCTGCCTCCGGACGGCTACGAGGCCGGGTCGTCGCTGCCGCCGGAGGACGCGGCGGCGCGCGAGCGGTGGCGGCGCCTCGGCGCTGCGTTAGGCCGTCGCGCATCCCTCGCCCTGGTGATGCTGCCTAACGGAGCCGACCATCATGCGCGGCAGCGCCAGCGGCCGCGGGCGCTGGCGGCGCTCGCGGCCGCCGCTGCGCCGGCGCGCGTCGAGGCCGGATCCCTCACCGGGTTCGCGCGCGAGCTCGAGCGGCGCGCCGCCGGCGCGCCGTTGGGCGTGGTGAGTGGCGAGCTGCGCAATTCATACGGCTACACATGGACGCTGCAGGGAACGTTCGGCACGCGGGCGTACCAGAAGCGGGCGAACGCGATCATCGAACGCGCGTTGCTGCGAGACGCGGAACCGTGGGCGGCGCTCGCGTTGCATCTTGGCGGGCGCGACCGGCGCGATCTCCTGGCCTCGGCGTGGACGACACTGCTGCGCTGTCACCCGCACGACACGCTGTGCGGATGCTCGATCGACCAGGTCGCCAGAGCCATGGACGTGCGCCTGGAGGATGCGATGGCGCAGGCGCTCGGTGTGCGCGACGATGCGCTTGCCGATCTCGTTGGGCATGATGCTGCCGCGACGCGCGGCCGGCGCAGCGAGTGGTCTCCGCGCGTGGTCGTGCGCAACCGCGCCGCCCGGCCGCGCGGCGGTCTCGCGTGCCTGGACGTCGTGCGTACGATGGCGCACGTGCGCGTTGGGCCGGGCAGCGGCCCGGAGTCGGAGCCTGCGCCGTTGCCGGCGGAATTTTCGTTGCGGCATCGCGGGGAGCCGGTCGCCATGCAAGTGATCGATCGGACGGTGCGGCACGATCGCATCGAGTCGCCGCTCGACTATCCGGATGATGCGCTCGTCGAATCGGCAACGGTGCTCGCGTGGATGCCGGTGGTGGGTGGATACGGGACCTCCGCGCTGACGATCCATACCGAGGAGAGTGTGGCGTGCGCGCCGTCGTCCGTTCGGGCGGGTGACCGCTGGGTGGAGAACGAGTGGCTGCGCGTCGAGGTCGATGCGAGCGGGGCAGTGCGCGTGACGTCGCGGTCGACGGGCATCGCGATCGAGGCGCTGCTTGCCGTCGAAGACGTGGGCGACGGCGGCGATCTGTACACACATTCCGCCCGACCGCCGACGCTGTGCGCCGATCGGCTCGATGATGTGCGCCTAACGCAAGCCGGTCCCCTGCGAGCCGAGCTGATGGGGCGTCTCGAGTTGCAGGTGCCCGTAGCGCTGGCCGCGGACCGCCGCTCGCGCCTCGCGGAAACACATCGGATGGGTATCGACGTGGCGCTGACGTTGGATGCGTCCGAACGATTTCTGCGGCTGCGGGTGACGGGCGACAACACGTGCCGTGACCACCGCCTGCGGCTCGTCTTGCGCACGGGACTCGCAGGCGCGGCCACGATCGCAGACGCGGCGTTCGGTCCTGTCGAGCGCCGCGCGATCACCGCGCCTCCCGATACGGACGAGACGCCGCCGGCCACGGCGCCGCTCGCGCGCTACGTGACACGCGACGCCGGCGACCGCGGGGTGACGATCTACTCTGATGGACTCGCCGAGTACGAGAGTATGGAAGACGGTGGCGTGGCGATCACGCTCGTGCGGTCGGTCGGCGAACTGTCGCGCAGCGATCTGCCGGAGCGGCCGGGACACGCCGGCTGGCCGACGCCGACACCCGGTGCGCAGTGTCTTGGCGCGTTCACGGCAGAGTTCGCGATCTTCCCCCACGGCGAGCGCAACGCCGATACGATCGACGTGATCGAGCACACGGCCGATGATGTGCTCCTGCTGCTCGCGGGCCTAACGCTGCGGGCGGCCATCGGCGAGTTGCGCGAGACGACAGGCGTCGAGCTCGAGGGCGCCGGCCTCGCATTCCTTGCGTGCAAGGCGAGCGAGGACGGCGAGTGGACGGTACTGCGGTGCGTGAATCTCACCGAGCAGCCGGTTGCCGGGGCGTGGCGGTGCGGCTTCCCGATCGCGCGCGCGGTGCGCGCGCGCCTGGACGAAACGTCGCCCGTCTCGATCGAGACAGCAGGCGGCCGGCTGGCCTTCGTGGCGGGGCCACGCGAGATCGTCACCGTGCTCGTGCGCTGA
- a CDS encoding ABC transporter permease: MRLLVRRLLDAVVLLWLVLTLTFLLLRAAPGDPTALLVSPAASAADAARARARLGLDRPLWVQYARWTGGILKGDLGESFAQHRPVSQLLARALPVSLGLGLSSLALTFLFGIALGAAHAARRGTASDTVLTIFTTSVYAAPSYWLALALVACFTYGAARWGFPRALRLPAFGVRDPASTSSGLAATADVLRHAILPVFTLTAIGAAGIARYTRTIAADLLRADFVRTARAKGVRPVVVYARHVMTNAMPPLIVLFALALPGVLAGSVFVEVVFAWPGMGRLMVDSIFARDYPVVMGAAALYAALVILANLAGDLALPLVDPRRRS; encoded by the coding sequence ATGCGTCTCCTCGTTCGCCGGCTGCTCGATGCCGTCGTGCTGCTCTGGCTGGTTCTCACGCTCACGTTCCTCCTCCTCCGCGCGGCGCCGGGTGATCCAACGGCGCTGCTCGTGTCTCCCGCCGCCAGCGCGGCCGATGCGGCCCGCGCCCGAGCGCGTCTCGGACTCGACCGTCCGCTGTGGGTACAATATGCGCGCTGGACAGGGGGCATTCTCAAGGGCGATCTCGGCGAGAGCTTCGCACAGCATCGTCCGGTGTCGCAGTTGCTCGCGCGCGCGCTGCCCGTCTCGCTCGGACTCGGCCTTTCGTCGCTGGCGCTGACGTTTCTGTTCGGCATTGCGCTCGGCGCCGCGCACGCCGCGCGACGCGGAACGGCGAGCGACACCGTGCTCACGATATTCACGACGTCGGTGTACGCCGCGCCAAGTTACTGGCTGGCGCTCGCGTTGGTGGCGTGTTTCACGTACGGCGCCGCGCGATGGGGATTTCCTCGAGCGCTCCGCCTGCCCGCATTCGGCGTGCGCGATCCGGCATCGACATCGAGCGGCCTTGCCGCGACGGCAGACGTGTTGCGACACGCGATCCTGCCCGTGTTCACCCTCACGGCGATCGGCGCGGCCGGCATCGCGCGGTACACGCGCACGATTGCCGCCGACTTGCTGCGCGCCGACTTCGTGCGGACGGCGCGTGCGAAGGGCGTGCGACCGGTGGTGGTCTACGCGCGCCACGTGATGACCAACGCAATGCCGCCGCTCATCGTGTTGTTCGCGCTGGCGCTCCCCGGCGTGCTGGCTGGCTCGGTGTTCGTCGAGGTCGTCTTCGCGTGGCCGGGCATGGGCCGCTTGATGGTGGATTCGATTTTCGCGCGCGACTATCCGGTGGTGATGGGCGCCGCGGCGCTCTACGCCGCGTTAGTCATCCTGGCCAACCTCGCCGGCGACCTCGCCCTGCCGCTGGTCGATCCGAGGCGCCGCTCGTGA
- a CDS encoding peptide ABC transporter substrate-binding protein, giving the protein MMRRRTRASTVGTCLLALAVGALAGCAASATPVDTVVYASGADLESGNPLVTIHPLAQQIQRYMLFVTLARYDSALRPVSYYAKRWSWSADRTALTFTLVSGLSWQDGQRTTSRDVAFTLTAARDPRTGYPRYADLAGITRLDTPNDTTITVHFARAQADFPLVLCELPIVPAHLLAAVPRADMRRAPFDTLPVGNGPFRFVERRPGERWVFARNDAFPAALGGPPRVRRVVVAIVNEPSTKFAGLVSGELDVAGISPAMAGLASRDPSLRVLRYPTLVTYGLIFNTTRAPFDDARVRRAISVAIDRPRIVNAALYGFGTPAAGPVPAAHPDASPDTAVHDTAAADSLLDAAGWRRGTTGMRARRGVALGFALLTVGSGDNAVEQLLQSDMAAIGIAMRIRQRDLASFLVEARARPATFDALFTGIPGDLSLAYLSAMYDAHQAGSALDYGGYHTPRLDSLLAAARAATGAQRARASWLAVQAELERDAPAAWVYDAQGVQGLSRRLAGVRMDLRGELVTVHDWSLGERTAARP; this is encoded by the coding sequence ATGATGCGTCGCCGCACGCGCGCGTCAACCGTGGGGACGTGTCTTCTTGCGCTCGCCGTCGGTGCGCTCGCCGGTTGCGCCGCGTCGGCGACACCGGTCGATACGGTCGTCTACGCCTCGGGTGCGGACCTCGAGTCGGGCAATCCGCTCGTGACCATCCATCCGCTCGCCCAGCAGATCCAGCGCTACATGTTGTTCGTGACGTTGGCGCGGTACGACAGCGCGCTTCGACCTGTTTCGTATTATGCGAAGCGATGGAGCTGGTCGGCCGATCGCACGGCGCTCACGTTCACGTTGGTCTCGGGACTTTCGTGGCAGGACGGGCAGAGGACGACGTCGCGGGACGTGGCGTTCACGCTGACCGCCGCGCGCGACCCGCGTACCGGATATCCGCGATACGCCGACCTCGCCGGCATCACGCGCCTCGACACGCCTAACGACACCACGATCACCGTGCACTTCGCGCGGGCGCAGGCCGATTTCCCGCTGGTGCTGTGCGAGCTGCCGATCGTCCCGGCGCATCTCCTGGCAGCCGTTCCTCGTGCCGACATGCGGCGCGCGCCGTTCGACACGCTGCCGGTGGGCAACGGGCCGTTCCGGTTCGTCGAGCGGCGGCCGGGCGAGCGCTGGGTGTTCGCCCGGAACGATGCGTTTCCGGCAGCGTTGGGCGGACCGCCGCGCGTTAGGCGGGTGGTGGTCGCCATCGTGAACGAACCGTCGACCAAGTTCGCGGGACTGGTGAGCGGCGAGCTGGATGTGGCCGGCATTTCGCCGGCGATGGCCGGTCTGGCATCGCGCGACCCGTCGCTGCGCGTGCTCCGCTACCCGACGCTCGTGACGTACGGGCTCATCTTCAACACGACGCGCGCCCCGTTCGACGATGCGCGCGTGCGGCGGGCGATCAGCGTCGCCATCGACCGGCCCCGCATCGTGAACGCGGCGCTCTATGGATTCGGGACGCCGGCGGCCGGGCCGGTGCCGGCGGCGCATCCCGATGCGTCGCCGGACACGGCGGTCCACGATACGGCGGCCGCAGACTCGCTGCTCGATGCCGCCGGCTGGCGCCGCGGCACAACCGGCATGCGCGCGCGCCGCGGCGTAGCGTTAGGCTTCGCGCTGCTCACGGTGGGCAGCGGCGACAATGCGGTCGAGCAGCTGCTGCAGTCCGACATGGCGGCGATCGGGATCGCGATGCGCATCCGCCAGCGCGACCTGGCGTCGTTTCTCGTCGAGGCGCGCGCGCGGCCGGCGACATTCGATGCGTTGTTCACCGGCATCCCCGGCGACCTCTCGCTCGCGTATCTCTCGGCCATGTACGACGCGCACCAGGCGGGCAGCGCGCTCGACTATGGCGGCTATCATACGCCGCGGCTCGACTCGCTCTTGGCGGCCGCCCGCGCGGCGACCGGTGCCCAACGCGCGCGCGCGTCGTGGCTGGCGGTGCAGGCCGAGCTCGAACGCGATGCGCCGGCGGCGTGGGTGTACGATGCGCAGGGCGTGCAGGGGCTGTCGCGGCGGCTGGCGGGCGTGCGGATGGACCTGCGCGGCGAGCTCGTGACGGTGCACGACTGGTCGTTGGGCGAACGGACGGCCGCCCGGCCGTGA